The genomic window GCTGGAGACCTCCAGGCCGGAGATCTCCCGAATGTGCTTCTCGAAGTCGGCGTTCCCGGCGGCCCCGCCCCAGAACGTCTCGGCGGACATGCCCATGACGATGCGGTCGGGCAGACAGGTGACGACGTCGCGGACGGCGGTGTCGAGCTGCGTGCGCAGGTCTTCGAGGAACGCCACCATGTCGTCGTCTCCGCCCAGACCGGGCTTCGCGATGTAGATGCGGCCCGTGTGGAAGCTGACGCCGGGTGGGCGCATGTCGTTGTACTCGGCCTCGACGACGGTGTTGGTGGACGGCACGATCACGCCGAGGACGGCGCGGGGGGAGGTGACGGTGGTCATGCGGGCTCTCCTTCGGTGAGCAACGTGGCAAGGTCGGACCAGGTCCGGGTGAGAGTGGTGTCGGCGCTGCCTTCGGCGGCTATCGAGGCGTAGGCGGAGTACACCGCGCGGGTGGCGGCGAGCAGCCCAGCGACCGGGAAGAGCACGACGGCGACGCCGGCGGCCCGCAGGTCGTCGAGCTCGGCCGGGCCGGGCAGTTCCCGGGCGGCCTCGCTGCGGCTGATCACCAGCGGCAGCCGGGTGGCCTGGTGCACCCGCAGCAGCCGGTCGGTGTCGAGTTCGCCCTCGAGGAACAGCAGGTCGGCTCCGGCCGCCGCATAGGCCCGCAGGCGGTCCAGCGCGGCGTCGAAGCCCTCGGGCAGCAGGGCGTCGGTACGGGCGATCACCAGCAGTTCCGTACGCGCGGCGACCGCAGCCCGGATCTTGGCGGCCATCGCCGTCGTACCGATGAGTTGTTTGCCCTGCTCGTGACCCTCGCGCTTGGGGTGTCGCTGATCCTCCAACTGGATGGCGGCCGCGCCGGCGCGTTCGTAGGCGCGGACGGTCGCCGCGACCTGGTCCGGGCCGCCGTAGCCGTCGTCGCCGTCGGCGATGAGTGGGACGCCGGTGCTCGCGGCCAACCGGCGGATCTGGGCGACCATGTCGGAACGGCCCACGTAGCCGTTGTCGAGCGCACCGAGCGCTGTCGCTGCGACCGCTGCCCCGGAGACGTACCCGGCAGGAAAGGACGTGAGGGCTCGGGCGGAGACCGCGTCGTGTGCGCCCGGCGCGAAGACGACGGGCCCGGTGGCGAGAGCGGCGGCGAGGCGGCGGCCGGCGGGGCTCGGCACGCGCGGCCCGGCGGCGCGCAGCCCGGCCGCCAGCTGCCGGCGTGACGTACTCCATGAGGTGAGCATCGAACTGCCGAGCAGGTAGCGGCGGGCCAGTTCCGGGTCGGCGGCCGTCTTGCCCAGGCTCAGCGCGCGCTTGTGGCGGGCGCCGGTGTCCGACTCCTGCAGGTCGGCATAGTTGCGCCTGGTCGTCGTCTGCACGTAGGAGACGGCGGCGTCGCGGCGCGCCTCGGCGTACGCGCGGGCGCAGCCGCCCGGGTCGGCGC from Actinoplanes derwentensis includes these protein-coding regions:
- a CDS encoding FAD-dependent oxidoreductase, which encodes MTNPLPSPATVVVVGMGPVGMVAALALARRGVDVVVLEAGDTLAAESRASTFHPPTLEILDELGVADALHERGLIARTFQYRDRTGTVLADLDLAVLAGDTKYPYRLQSEQNNLTEIIASRLRELPNARLVFGAPVRRVEIGSDGVGVFVPGDGREPSYRGRWVIAADGAGSAVRKSLGIAFEGFTFPERFLVASTTHELADDIPGLAPVSYVSDPDDWGVLLRTPRHWRILMQIAADVTDEQATDPRAVQTRLRRIVPRAEDYPLEHITVYAVHQRVAATFAAGRVLITGDAAHVNNPLGGLGMNSGVQDAWAAADAVLAALEGADPGGCARAYAEARRDAAVSYVQTTTRRNYADLQESDTGARHKRALSLGKTAADPELARRYLLGSSMLTSWSTSRRQLAAGLRAAGPRVPSPAGRRLAAALATGPVVFAPGAHDAVSARALTSFPAGYVSGAAVAATALGALDNGYVGRSDMVAQIRRLAASTGVPLIADGDDGYGGPDQVAATVRAYERAGAAAIQLEDQRHPKREGHEQGKQLIGTTAMAAKIRAAVAARTELLVIARTDALLPEGFDAALDRLRAYAAAGADLLFLEGELDTDRLLRVHQATRLPLVISRSEAARELPGPAELDDLRAAGVAVVLFPVAGLLAATRAVYSAYASIAAEGSADTTLTRTWSDLATLLTEGEPA